The genomic stretch TCGGCGTCGGCGACCGCGATGCACGCTCTGCCCGGCTCTCCTTCGACGTCCGGCCCCCACCGGCACGCAGACCCATCGGACCCGGGCACCACAGCACTGGGCGCCGGTGGCGCCGCGTGCCCGTCCATGGCCATGCATCTCTGCTCCGCGGCCGGCGTCAGCTTCGTACATCTCCCAGCGCTCGCGCCCTCGCCGATCTCGGTTCTGCCGGCGCACCACCCGACAGTTCCGGGCGCGGTCGCCGCACGGTCCACGGATCGGGCGCCGCCCGACCTGTCCGTCCTCTCCCAGCTGCGCATCTAGGCCGTGCCCACGGCACCCGTGTGCCGTTTCCGCCGCAGCCCACACGCAGTTCGACTCTGAGGACGCACATCGTGAACAGCATCAACCGCCGCTCCCTCCTGCTCGCCGGACTCGGCGCCGCAAGTGCCGGCACGCTCGCCGCCTGTACCAACTCCCCCTCCACACCGGCCCTGGTCAGCCCGTCCGGCCCCGCGGTCGTCGCCGCCGAGAAGAAGCGAACCGGCACCGGCAGGCAGCACAAGGTCACGCTCACCGCCGCGCCCGCCACCGTCGGCCTCGGCGGTGGCATCAAGGCCAGGACCTGGGCCTTCGACGGGCGCACCCCCGGCAAGGAGATCCGGCTGACCGCCGGAGACACCCTCGCCGCCGAACTCGCCAACCAGCTGCCGGGCAGGACCACCACATCGATCCACTGGCACGGCATCGCCCTGCGCAACGACATGGACGGCGTGCCACCGGCCACCCAGTCCGCCGTGCGCGCCGGAAGCACCTTCACTTACCGGTTCGTCACCGACGCCCCCGGCACCTACTTCTTCCACCCCCACGTCGGGGTCCAGCTCGACCGCGCCCTGTACGCCCCGCTGATCGTCGAGGACCCGCGCGAGCCACTGTCCTACGACGACGAGTGGGTGGTCGTCCTCGACGACTGGGTCGACGGCGTCACCGGCACCCCGGACGAGGTCTTCGCCGAACTCAAGCAGGGCATGGGGGGCATGGACATGGGCGGCGACTCCGGGTCCGGCATGGAGGGCCACGACATGCATGGCATGGGAGACATGAGCGACGCCGCGTCTTCCTCCGCCTCGGCCTCGCCGGACGGGATGTCGTCGAGGTTCATGCTCATGGGCGCCGAGAGCGACCTGCTCGGCGGCGACGCCGGAGACGTGAAGTACCCGTACCACCTGGTCAACGGGCGCGTACCGACCGACCCGGCCGTCTACACCGGCAAGCCGGGCCGACGTGTCCGCCTGCGCATCATCAACGCCGGCGGCGACACCGCCTACCGCGTCGCCCTCGGCGGCCACCAGCTGACCATCACCCACACCGACGGCTTCCCCGTCGTACACCAGCAGGCCGACGCCCTGCTGATCGGCATGGGCGAGCGGTACGACGTGCTGGTCACCCTCGGCGACGGCGTCTTCCCGCTGGTCGCGCTCGCCGAGGGCAAGAACGCGAGCGGCATGGCACTGGTGCGTACGAGCTCGGGCAGCGCACCGTCGGCCACGGTACGGCCGAAGGAACTCGACGGAACGGTGATGACCGCCTCCCGGCTCCGCGCCGCCGACGACGCACGGCTGAAGTCCGCGAAGACCGACGTCACGCACCAAGTGAGGCTCACCGGCGGCATGATGCGCTACGACTGGGCCATCAACGG from Streptomyces davaonensis JCM 4913 encodes the following:
- a CDS encoding DUF6153 family protein, producing MMTAREFTRPRTGGTARWTRGMLVTLCAVFAVLLHHELPGATAQSASATAMHALPGSPSTSGPHRHADPSDPGTTALGAGGAACPSMAMHLCSAAGVSFVHLPALAPSPISVLPAHHPTVPGAVAARSTDRAPPDLSVLSQLRI
- a CDS encoding multicopper oxidase family protein, with the translated sequence MNSINRRSLLLAGLGAASAGTLAACTNSPSTPALVSPSGPAVVAAEKKRTGTGRQHKVTLTAAPATVGLGGGIKARTWAFDGRTPGKEIRLTAGDTLAAELANQLPGRTTTSIHWHGIALRNDMDGVPPATQSAVRAGSTFTYRFVTDAPGTYFFHPHVGVQLDRALYAPLIVEDPREPLSYDDEWVVVLDDWVDGVTGTPDEVFAELKQGMGGMDMGGDSGSGMEGHDMHGMGDMSDAASSSASASPDGMSSRFMLMGAESDLLGGDAGDVKYPYHLVNGRVPTDPAVYTGKPGRRVRLRIINAGGDTAYRVALGGHQLTITHTDGFPVVHQQADALLIGMGERYDVLVTLGDGVFPLVALAEGKNASGMALVRTSSGSAPSATVRPKELDGTVMTASRLRAADDARLKSAKTDVTHQVRLTGGMMRYDWAINGKAFDMADLDASPLLVEEGQRVRLDFVNDTTMWHPMHLHGHTYQLGDTGPRKDTAIVLPKKKLSVFFDADNPGQWMLHCHNAYHGEAGMMALVAYRA